A genomic segment from Desulfobacterales bacterium encodes:
- a CDS encoding PAS domain S-box protein, whose product MHAQPTYEQLEKRISELEHENQRLRQTGNTSRVDPLYLKEFIQYLPVLVYVMNPDGVPVAWNHECERVTGYGAEEIIGNKGFFDRLFPGDFSRKPMTADPDQKSEKDGRATRRIICKDGSCKVISWSSVRGINRISGYEVWYIGWDITVCKTTEQKLMEIEKRFEFALEGSGDGVLDWNVQTNEAVFSRRWTEILGYEENRIQDIFSEWHKRIHPEDRSWVCEEIHKHFNGQTAQYNTLHRVICKNGACKWILHRGKVITRSADGRPLRFVGTVTDITEDRKICDALIESEERFKMLAENIPVGLSVMNANGKFDYFNPQFMSMFGYDLGNMPDKRTWFENAYPDASYRKNMTALSEKDWDNSSKGMVRERISTVFTCDGRKRLVHMRGVFMGNGKQLITYDDITEQKQAEDALRESEERFRTIFESARDSIFIKDRHHRYTLVNPAMARTFKRPASEILGMTAKDLFGDQAGEHSRESDTKVLKGQIVDEVQTVPINGSRGIFHVIKAPIYSCPSEITGICGITRDITRTQQLEAQLRQSQKLEAIGTLSGGIAHDFNNILGAIIGYAELSLINGNMDCYDRYENNLKQIIKACQRARDLIKQILAISRKSDQNKQYIRVQPIIKETIQLLRATLPSTVEIRQHIEPSDDCIFADSTQIHQIMMNICTNAAYAMKDKGGILEVGSMQTALTEEQCDRYPNAHPGPYCKLSVTDTGCGINQDVLERIFDPYFTTKPKGKGTGLGLAVVNGIVTGCGGFIQVESKAGIGSAFDIFLPSFKKKEKVSIREQRPILRGTERVLFVDDEPSLVEVSKYALEQLGYQVTAVTSSLKALEIFSENPDGYDLVVTDMTMPQMTGDKLASEIMKIRNDIPIIMCTGFSEGMDRNKALHMGIKEFMVKPFIIKELADTIRNVLS is encoded by the coding sequence GTGCACGCACAACCGACATATGAGCAGCTGGAAAAGCGGATCAGTGAACTGGAACATGAAAATCAACGCCTCCGGCAGACGGGAAATACATCCCGGGTGGATCCCCTGTATCTGAAGGAATTTATCCAGTATCTTCCTGTGCTGGTATATGTCATGAATCCGGACGGGGTTCCGGTTGCCTGGAATCATGAGTGCGAACGTGTCACCGGGTATGGGGCTGAAGAGATTATTGGCAATAAAGGGTTTTTTGATCGGTTGTTTCCCGGGGATTTTTCCCGGAAGCCGATGACGGCTGATCCGGATCAAAAATCCGAAAAAGATGGACGGGCAACCCGCCGGATAATCTGCAAGGATGGTTCCTGCAAAGTCATATCATGGTCAAGTGTCAGGGGGATAAACCGGATTTCCGGGTATGAGGTCTGGTACATTGGCTGGGATATTACCGTCTGCAAAACCACCGAACAAAAACTCATGGAAATCGAGAAACGGTTTGAATTCGCACTGGAAGGAAGCGGTGACGGGGTTCTGGACTGGAATGTTCAGACCAATGAGGCCGTATTTTCCAGACGGTGGACTGAAATTCTCGGATATGAGGAAAACCGGATTCAGGATATTTTCAGTGAATGGCATAAACGGATCCATCCGGAAGACCGGTCATGGGTATGTGAAGAAATTCACAAACACTTCAACGGACAGACCGCACAGTATAATACCCTCCACCGGGTGATCTGCAAAAACGGGGCTTGTAAATGGATTCTTCACCGAGGCAAAGTCATCACCCGCTCGGCCGATGGGCGCCCCTTGAGATTTGTCGGAACGGTAACCGATATAACCGAAGACCGGAAGATCTGTGATGCCCTTATCGAAAGCGAAGAACGATTCAAAATGCTTGCGGAAAATATTCCCGTGGGGCTCTCGGTAATGAACGCGAACGGGAAATTTGACTATTTCAATCCTCAGTTTATGTCCATGTTCGGCTATGATCTCGGCAATATGCCGGACAAGCGGACCTGGTTTGAAAACGCATACCCGGATGCTTCGTATCGAAAAAATATGACGGCGTTATCTGAAAAGGATTGGGATAATTCCAGCAAAGGGATGGTCAGGGAGAGGATTTCAACGGTTTTTACCTGTGATGGAAGAAAGCGGCTTGTCCACATGAGAGGCGTGTTCATGGGCAACGGTAAGCAGCTGATTACGTATGATGATATTACGGAGCAAAAGCAGGCCGAGGATGCGCTGCGCGAAAGCGAGGAGCGGTTCCGGACCATCTTCGAATCGGCCAGGGATTCCATTTTTATCAAAGACCGGCATCACCGGTATACGCTGGTAAATCCCGCCATGGCCAGGACATTTAAACGGCCTGCGTCAGAAATTCTCGGAATGACGGCAAAAGATCTATTTGGAGACCAAGCCGGTGAGCATTCACGGGAATCGGACACTAAAGTGTTGAAGGGACAAATTGTAGATGAAGTGCAGACGGTTCCGATAAACGGGTCCCGGGGCATCTTTCATGTCATTAAAGCGCCGATTTATTCCTGTCCATCTGAAATTACGGGAATCTGCGGCATAACCAGAGATATTACCCGGACTCAGCAGCTCGAAGCCCAGCTCCGGCAGTCTCAGAAACTGGAGGCTATCGGAACCCTTTCAGGCGGCATTGCCCATGATTTCAATAATATTCTCGGAGCCATTATCGGTTATGCGGAACTGTCGCTGATCAATGGGAATATGGATTGTTATGACCGGTACGAAAATAATTTAAAACAGATTATCAAGGCCTGTCAGCGCGCTAGAGATTTGATCAAACAAATCCTTGCAATCAGCCGCAAATCCGACCAGAATAAACAGTACATCCGGGTGCAGCCGATCATCAAGGAGACGATCCAATTATTGAGAGCCACGTTACCGTCAACCGTTGAGATCCGTCAGCATATTGAACCATCGGATGACTGCATTTTTGCTGATTCCACTCAAATTCATCAAATCATGATGAATATCTGTACAAACGCCGCGTACGCCATGAAAGACAAAGGAGGCATCCTGGAGGTCGGGTCGATGCAGACTGCACTTACCGAAGAGCAATGCGATCGCTATCCGAATGCGCATCCGGGCCCATACTGCAAACTGTCGGTTACCGATACCGGATGCGGGATAAATCAGGATGTGCTGGAGAGAATATTCGATCCGTATTTTACGACAAAGCCCAAAGGAAAGGGAACCGGACTCGGGCTTGCGGTGGTAAACGGAATTGTCACTGGCTGTGGCGGTTTTATTCAGGTTGAGAGCAAGGCCGGGATCGGATCGGCATTTGATATTTTTCTTCCGTCATTCAAAAAAAAAGAAAAGGTGAGCATCAGGGAGCAGCGGCCGATTTTGCGAGGAACCGAACGAGTTCTGTTTGTTGATGATGAGCCTTCGCTGGTTGAGGTGAGCAAGTACGCTCTGGAACAATTGGGCTATCAGGTGACGGCGGTTACCAGCTCTTTGAAAGCGTTGGAGATTTTTAGCGAAAATCCCGACGGCTATGACCTGGTTGTAACCGATATGACCATGCCGCAAATGACAGGAGATAAACTGGCAAGCGAAATTATGAAGATTCGAAACGATATTCCAATTATTATGTGCACCGGTTTCAGTGAGGGGATGGACAGGAATAAAGCCCTGCATATGGGGATCAAAGAATTCATGGTAAAGCCCTTTATAATCAAGGAGCTTGCCGATACTATCCGTAATGTGTTGAGTTGA
- the pyk gene encoding pyruvate kinase: MSKTKIVCTIGPSSQTPEIITRMIQSGMNVARLNFSHGTHADHLEKIRLIRMISDQLEKPVAILQDLCGQKIRVGSIREPGIRLKSGEQFILTSQLIEGAGNRVPVSYRNLPGEVKPDDRIMLADGLMELIVEKTTDTEIFCRVITGGLLTSNKGINLPSGSISAESITEKDKVDLMLGLANDVDYVALSFVRSAADVLKIREIIHEQGKNTPVIAKIEKHEALNHVDEIMDVSDGIMVARGDLGVEIPLEQVPGIQKMLIRRANALGKPVIIATQMLRSMVDSPRPTRAEAADVANAVLDGADAVMLSEETASGDFPVKAVQYMVRIAKDAERYFPHKMYLQLRQKKEISESVAYATCILADNLEATAILATTRSGFTARQISRFRPIPDIIALSPDKKVIRSLALYWGCIPVLFDDISDTDRMIEVAADTALKTGKVHEGDLVVITAGHPLWVPGTTNMVKVKKL, from the coding sequence ATGTCAAAAACTAAAATTGTCTGCACCATCGGCCCTTCCAGTCAAACCCCTGAAATAATCACCCGGATGATCCAAAGCGGTATGAATGTGGCCAGACTCAATTTTTCACACGGTACCCATGCGGATCATCTGGAAAAAATTCGTCTCATTCGAATGATTTCTGATCAGCTGGAAAAGCCGGTAGCGATTTTGCAGGATCTATGCGGGCAGAAAATCAGGGTGGGCAGCATTCGTGAACCCGGAATCCGTCTTAAATCCGGTGAACAGTTTATTCTGACCAGTCAGCTGATTGAAGGCGCCGGTAATCGGGTACCGGTCTCCTATCGTAATCTGCCCGGAGAAGTCAAACCCGATGACCGGATCATGCTGGCCGATGGCCTGATGGAACTGATTGTTGAAAAAACCACGGATACGGAAATATTCTGCCGGGTGATCACCGGTGGGTTGCTGACATCGAACAAGGGGATCAATCTGCCATCGGGTTCTATCAGCGCGGAATCCATTACGGAAAAAGACAAGGTGGATCTGATGCTGGGCCTGGCCAACGATGTGGATTATGTCGCGCTGTCGTTTGTACGCTCGGCAGCGGATGTACTGAAAATTCGGGAAATCATTCATGAACAGGGGAAAAACACCCCTGTCATTGCCAAAATTGAAAAGCATGAAGCCTTGAATCATGTTGATGAAATCATGGATGTTTCTGACGGAATCATGGTGGCCAGAGGGGACCTCGGGGTGGAAATCCCCCTGGAACAGGTGCCCGGTATTCAAAAGATGTTGATCAGGCGGGCTAACGCGCTGGGCAAACCGGTAATCATTGCAACCCAAATGCTCAGATCCATGGTGGATTCACCCCGTCCGACGCGGGCCGAGGCCGCGGATGTGGCCAATGCCGTACTCGATGGAGCTGATGCGGTTATGCTTTCGGAAGAAACCGCCAGTGGTGATTTTCCCGTCAAGGCGGTTCAGTATATGGTGCGTATCGCCAAAGATGCGGAACGGTATTTTCCCCACAAAATGTATCTGCAGCTGAGACAAAAAAAAGAGATCTCCGAATCCGTTGCGTATGCTACCTGCATTCTGGCCGATAACCTGGAAGCCACGGCCATTCTTGCAACCACCCGTTCCGGGTTTACCGCCCGTCAGATTTCCAGATTCAGGCCGATTCCTGATATTATAGCGCTATCCCCGGACAAGAAGGTGATCCGGAGCCTGGCACTTTATTGGGGATGCATTCCGGTTTTATTCGATGATATTTCGGATACGGACAGGATGATCGAGGTGGCTGCGGATACAGCGCTTAAAACCGGAAAGGTTCATGAAGGGGACCTGGTCGTTATTACGGCTGGCCATCCGTTGTGGGTGCCGGGTACGACCAATATGGTGAAGGTGAAGAAACTATAA
- the argC gene encoding N-acetyl-gamma-glutamyl-phosphate reductase: MTRVAVVGATGYAGAELVRILAGHDDVKLTVLTSRQYAGVRFDHVYPAMNGIVELECENFSVDRISEMADVVFMALPHKIPMQTVPELIDRGKKVVDLSADFRFRDVAVYETYYQPHTAAKLLETSVYGLCEVYGDQIRTARLIGNPGCYPTSMLLPLIPLIKHEIIDHRTIVVDSKSGVSGAGRSLSLGSHYCQANESFKAYKVCQHRHTPEMEEVLSHEAGESVHITFVPHLVPMTRGMLSTIYATLTKPVSSDDIRNCLSSFYSGRSFVRICPEGSFPDTLHVRGTNYCDIGFKIDQRTHRIVIVSVIDNLVKGAAGQAVQNMNIMLGFDETRGLNTVPYPL, from the coding sequence ATGACTCGTGTAGCCGTAGTCGGGGCAACCGGGTATGCCGGGGCCGAACTGGTCAGAATTCTGGCAGGCCATGATGATGTAAAATTGACTGTGTTAACATCCCGTCAGTATGCCGGAGTGCGATTTGACCATGTGTATCCGGCGATGAACGGAATTGTCGAACTCGAATGCGAAAATTTCTCGGTTGACCGCATTAGTGAAATGGCGGATGTCGTTTTCATGGCCCTTCCGCATAAGATTCCCATGCAGACCGTGCCGGAGTTGATCGATCGGGGAAAAAAAGTGGTCGATCTTTCAGCGGATTTCAGGTTCAGGGATGTGGCCGTCTATGAAACCTATTATCAGCCCCACACTGCCGCTAAACTGCTTGAAACTTCTGTATACGGGCTTTGTGAGGTGTATGGCGATCAAATCCGGACCGCGAGACTGATTGGAAATCCCGGATGCTATCCCACCAGTATGCTGCTGCCTCTGATTCCCCTGATCAAACACGAGATCATTGATCATCGTACGATCGTTGTGGATTCCAAATCCGGGGTCAGCGGTGCAGGGCGCTCTCTTTCTTTGGGGAGCCATTACTGCCAGGCGAACGAGTCGTTCAAGGCGTATAAAGTCTGCCAGCATCGGCACACTCCGGAAATGGAAGAGGTATTGAGCCATGAAGCCGGGGAATCGGTCCATATTACCTTTGTCCCCCATCTGGTTCCCATGACACGGGGAATGCTTTCCACCATTTATGCGACCCTGACCAAACCGGTCAGCTCCGATGATATTCGAAACTGTCTTTCATCCTTTTACTCCGGACGATCCTTTGTCCGGATTTGCCCTGAAGGCAGTTTCCCGGATACGCTCCATGTCCGGGGTACCAATTATTGTGATATCGGTTTCAAAATCGATCAGCGAACCCACCGGATTGTCATCGTTTCAGTCATCGACAATCTGGTGAAAGGCGCCGCCGGACAGGCCGTTCAGAATATGAATATCATGCTGGGGTTCGATGAGACCAGAGGACTGAATACCGTTCCGTATCCGCTGTAA
- a CDS encoding TRAP transporter large permease: protein MSPTVVGLIGISALFLFIFSKMPVGFLMALIGFIGFGSLVSFDASMNLIARDVFSVFSSYNLTVIPLFVLMGQFAFHSGISSRLFDTAYKFMGHLPGGLAIATIGACAGFSAICGSTNATAATMAAATLPEMKRYHYKPSLATGVVAAGGSLGILIPPSIIFIVYGIMTEQSIGELFIAGLLPGIMLTGLFVMAIVIWTTIRPDLAPRCKKFSLKEKIASLTGIIETIILFILVMGGLFAGFFTPTEAGGVGAFGTLILAVFKRNLSWDGFITSLCETTRITCMILVIVTGATIFGHFLAVSRIPFDIAAWISGLALPPYMIMGFIILVYLAGGCFIDSLALIMLTVPIFYPVVIHFGYDPLWFGVLIVLITQIGVITPPIGINVYVVSGVARDVPLQVIFKGVIPLLIALIIATVLLIPFPQIALFLPGLIGV, encoded by the coding sequence ATGAGCCCCACAGTTGTCGGCTTAATTGGAATCAGCGCCTTATTTTTATTCATATTTTCAAAAATGCCGGTCGGTTTTCTGATGGCCTTGATCGGGTTTATCGGCTTCGGGTCTCTGGTGTCTTTTGACGCGTCAATGAATTTAATTGCCCGGGATGTGTTTTCCGTATTCAGCTCCTATAATTTGACGGTCATTCCGCTGTTTGTACTCATGGGGCAATTCGCATTTCACTCTGGAATCAGCAGCAGGCTGTTCGATACCGCTTATAAATTCATGGGACATCTGCCGGGCGGGCTGGCGATCGCCACGATCGGCGCCTGTGCCGGATTTTCCGCTATATGCGGCTCAACCAATGCCACTGCCGCAACAATGGCTGCGGCCACCCTTCCGGAAATGAAACGTTATCATTACAAACCCAGCCTGGCAACCGGGGTGGTGGCAGCCGGAGGCAGCCTGGGGATATTGATTCCTCCCAGCATCATATTTATTGTCTATGGGATCATGACCGAGCAGTCCATCGGAGAGCTTTTTATTGCGGGGCTTCTTCCCGGAATAATGCTTACCGGGCTTTTTGTTATGGCCATTGTGATTTGGACTACAATCAGACCCGATCTGGCACCACGTTGCAAAAAATTTTCCTTAAAAGAAAAAATTGCTTCCCTGACGGGTATCATTGAAACGATCATTTTATTTATTCTGGTCATGGGGGGACTTTTCGCGGGTTTTTTTACGCCCACCGAGGCAGGTGGCGTGGGTGCTTTTGGAACCTTGATTCTGGCTGTATTCAAACGCAATCTCTCATGGGATGGATTTATCACGTCTCTTTGTGAAACCACCCGAATCACCTGCATGATTCTGGTGATCGTCACCGGAGCAACCATTTTCGGGCATTTCCTGGCCGTATCCCGTATTCCGTTTGATATCGCCGCATGGATATCAGGACTTGCCCTGCCGCCATATATGATCATGGGATTTATCATTCTGGTCTATCTGGCGGGAGGCTGTTTCATCGATTCCCTGGCGCTGATCATGCTGACCGTTCCGATTTTTTACCCGGTCGTCATCCACTTTGGATATGACCCGTTATGGTTTGGAGTTCTGATTGTTCTGATCACCCAGATCGGGGTTATTACCCCGCCGATTGGGATCAATGTATATGTAGTCAGTGGCGTGGCCAGGGATGTGCCGCTTCAGGTCATTTTCAAAGGCGTCATTCCGCTGCTCATCGCCCTGATCATTGCAACAGTTTTATTGATTCCGTTTCCGCAAATCGCTCTGTTTCTTCCCGGGCTGATTGGGGTGTAG
- a CDS encoding TRAP transporter small permease has protein sequence MIRLKKYVRFIADRFNWISAIAIVMMMLLTSADVLLRLFIAPIPGVYEMVGLLGCIVISFSLGYTSSEKGHIAVEFLVQKLPDSVQHSINIVNNLLSMSLFGLITWQCIVYASDLKLAGEVSLTLQMPIYPFVYGISIGCGLLCLVLAADFFQSLGRIIER, from the coding sequence ATGATTCGATTAAAAAAATATGTTCGATTCATCGCCGACAGGTTCAACTGGATTTCAGCCATCGCGATTGTGATGATGATGCTCCTGACATCTGCCGATGTTTTACTCCGGCTGTTCATTGCGCCCATCCCGGGGGTATATGAAATGGTTGGCCTGCTCGGATGTATTGTCATCTCATTTTCCCTGGGCTATACATCGTCAGAAAAGGGACATATCGCCGTGGAATTTCTGGTCCAAAAGCTGCCGGACAGTGTTCAGCACAGCATCAATATCGTAAATAATCTGCTATCCATGTCTCTGTTCGGCCTGATCACCTGGCAATGTATCGTATATGCCTCCGATCTTAAACTTGCCGGGGAGGTGTCATTGACCCTTCAGATGCCCATTTACCCGTTTGTTTATGGAATATCCATCGGATGCGGCCTTCTTTGCCTGGTATTGGCAGCAGATTTTTTTCAATCACTGGGAAGGATAATTGAACGATGA